CAACTCTAAACGAACCGGATGCGCCGACACCTTTCACTTGTACCAGCTCACCGGCAACGACCATTCGCTTAAGATTGATCTTCACTTGCGAATCGACATTTTCGCCTACCTTGTTGTTGGCTTTAACGTGCTTAGCGATGGCTTGTCTGGACGATCCTTTGCGTTCTTTAAGCGAATTGATGGCATCAACAATCATGGCCTTGTACGGAGCATGATCAGCAGGCTTTTTGGGAGCCGATTTCTTTGCGATCTTTTTTGGAGATGCGACTTCACTCATTTTCTAGTTATCACACAAACTTTGCAGCTTAGCTAGTTTTATCTTTCAAATGTCTGCATCGCaaagttgtttttctttatctaGCCGAGTTTGTGCGGACTGTAGAGGACTATCCTAAAATTTCAGCTACTCCGTCGAGCTGCAAATTGTGTTTTCGTGTCTACAGGGAGACGTCCAGCGTTCACGTAGCTCTACTGCTAGAAACTGCATTTCTTCGAAAAATCTTCTGTAGAATAGTGACGCTCAACAAACTCGTTCGTTTCCGTTCGATAGCGTTTCGCTAGCGATAGATATGCGCTCAAAACGATAAAAATCCGCTCTGTCAAAAGCAAACAAGCGCGCGCGTCAAAAGAAAACCGAGGTAAAGTTGACCTTGATCAAACCAAATTTGcttctaaatataaacaaacaacaCGGGAAGAGGAAAAACTAACGTTTTACGTTTGCCAAGCTATAGATGTTGCTTAGACAGCAGAGTAACAAGCGACACAAACACGCGCGACAGTGAGAAAAATGATTAGACTTGCACCACGTGCCTCCGTACTTTTACAACTTCTTGTCACCGCGAGGAGGTGCGTAAGCGGAGTACTGATCATTTCGCCGCATTTATTTCGAAATTGCGCTGATATTCAAATGCTTGGCAGTTTATCGGACCATTCTGCTAGACCGATGTTTAAGTAAACCGCCGAGCCGTTTActctttcattttatttatctgCCGCATTACTTTAAATGTAGCATTTGTTGTATATACAAAAGAGAAATTccatccaaaaaaaaacaatgacaGTATCCATGTGTTTtgaacaacaacagcaacaacaacaacaacaacaacaacaacaacaacaacaacaacaacaacaacaacaacaacaacaacaacaacaacaacaggaagaaacaaacaaacaaaaaacatgacTATAAGACGAGTTTTGTTTGTGATTCTTTTAATGTTGACGCCATGTTGTGGGAAACGTGTTGTATCACGGTGAAATGCAAGTGAGGCACTCGGATACAAATATATGACagttcaaaatatataaatatataacagttCTAAAATCTTTCTGTACTAAATCCCATTTAGCTGACAATGGAAATCAACACTTGGAGCACGGACACGttatattttgaacttttttgtcATTTTCTTTAGCAAAAGCGACACTTTTGAAACAAACTAATGCTATTAAACTAAGGCCTGCAGGTCACCTTTAATCGTTagagccaaaaaaaaaaattttttaaagcgaCACCATTGGAAAAACTcttcgttttaaaaaaagccactctttttttctttcttttttttgtcatcCCTTGTTTTTTGGCACAAATACGATGACTAGTGACAAAAACGAGCTTGTTTGCGGTGCATAATTAGTTTGTTTTACCATTggcagaaacaaaaaaaaatgataaatgacTACAGATGCAGAAGTAACTGTTGTCAAATGTTAAAAAGCCGTGTTTGGCGATCAAACTGCCAATTACAGTGACTATACATGACTATAGTTTTCTCTTCCAGTCAGCAAGTTATTCGTATCATATGGATTGCGCAAACACTGATCTCAAGTAGAATCAggtattaataacaataataacgataataacgacaacaacaataataataattaaaaccaaataaataaaaacaaaaaataagaacagAAAATATCGCAGGAAGCGTAATTGTAAACTTAATGGCAACAAAAGTGCCACGCTTGGCGATCACGTAAGTTCGGCCACCCATTTGACAACTGGCGATCTAGTCGATTGTTTTTAAGTTTCGCAGTCTATGGACTAACAAGTAACTCTGTAGCAGATCGGGGGCACTTTATTTTCGTTCACTTATTTCTGCCATTCGAAAGTTAGTGAGGCAATCTCGTAAAATAGGCCACCCATTTGACAGCTGGCGATCTTGTCGAAAAGAACACTTTATGGACTAAAAAGAAACTTCGGAGCGGATGCAGGACATTTTTTCTGTTCACACATTTCATCCGTTTTTTTTGGTCTCAAAAAGTAACTCTGGATTGAATTTAGAACTTTTTGTCTGTTTACACGTTTCCACAATTTGACCGCGAGTGATCTAGTCGGTGGCCTTTATCAGTTGTTAAAATGAACACTTTTTGTTGCGAAAAAGAAACTCTGCATTGAATTTAGAAACATTTTGTCTGTTCACACATTTTACCCATGTGACATTTTATTGCCTGACAGCTAGTGATCTAACTGATTGTCTGGTGAAAGATTCCTCTATGCACCGAAGAGATACTCTTCAGCCGATCCGGGACTATATATTTTGTTCTGCCATTATTATTACCCACTCGACAGCTAGTGATCTACTTGATTGCTTTTATCATCTGAAAAAGGAGCCGAAGAAACGCTATCGACTCAATAATCAATCTTGAGCGGGTCCAactgtttatttttgttcttttcgaGACAGACACGTTAAAGCTATACTGTACTCTGAAACTTTGGCATGTTCATAACGGTATCAATAAGCCagataagaaagaaaaaaaaagaaaactaatcGGGGAAAAAAACCAAACTAAAAATCGGTTGCTTTCTGCAGAATTTTGTTAGCGCCACGCATTTAAATATTGCCAAAAGCGCAATAAAAGTTGTcataaaactaacaaaaaacgTTGTAAGTAACCTTAAGGCGGATCAAAGGTTTTTTCGTCGTTCTAAATAAACTCCGAACACATCAAAGGCAACAAAGTTTTCTGTGTTCAAGGTGTCAGTCAAGGATGCATCGCAAAAAGCGACGCGAGCCCAAAAGTATGAAAAAGGagcttttcaaaataaaagttttacaaacttATGTGTTAACAATTGATTGAGAAGCGTTTGTCTGTTGAAAAAGTACAC
This genomic interval from Hydra vulgaris chromosome 01, alternate assembly HydraT2T_AEP contains the following:
- the LOC136074524 gene encoding histone H1.0-A-like, which produces MSEVASPKKIAKKSAPKKPADHAPYKAMIVDAINSLKERKGSSRQAIAKHVKANNKVGENVDSQVKINLKRMVVAGELVQVKGVGASGSFRVAAKPKAAKKKSPAATVKKVKKESKEVKKSTPKKKAAPTKR